GCCAGAGATGACCAGCCGCCGCACCCTCCTCGCCGCCGGCGCCGCTCTCCTCGGGGCGCCGGGCATCCTCCGCGCCCAGCCCGCGGGCGTGCTCCGCATCGGCAACCAGAAGGGTGGCCTGCGCTCCCTGCTGGAAGCTTCCGGCGCCCTGCGCGACCTGCCCTACCGCATCGAGTGGAGCGAGTTCCCCGCCGCCGCGCCGCTGCTGGAAGCGCTGAATGCCGGCGCGCTGGACCTGGGCTACCAGGGCGACCTCGCCTTCCTCACCGTCCAGGCCTCCGGCGCGCCGGTGAAGGCCATCGGTGTCGCGCGGCCTTCCCCCGCCGGGCAGGGTATCCTCGTGCGCGGGGATGGTTCCATCCGCAGTGCGGCCGATCTGCGGGGCAAGCGCATCGCCGGCAATCGCGGCGGCTGGGGCCAGTTCCTCATCCGCGCCGCGCTGAAGCGCGAGGGGATCGCGCCGGCCGATGCCACGATCAACCTTCTCCCGCCCACGGATGCCGCGCTGGCCTTCCGCTCCGGCGCGGTGGATGCCTGGGCAATCTGGGAACCCTACATCTCGCTGGAGGTGCTGGATTTCGGCGCCCGCACCGTGGTGGACGGCAGGGGCCTGACGCCCTCCATCATGTTCGTCGCGGCCCATGAGCGGGCGATCCGTGAGAAGGAGGCGATCCTGGCCGATCTCCTCCGCCGCTTCCGCGACGGCTGGCGCTGGGCCGATGGCCACATCCCCGAATACGCCCGCTACAACGCCGAGTTGACCCGCCTGCCCGTGCCCGTGCTGGAGCGCGCCTACGGCATCGAGCGCACCGTGCCCGGCGTTCTGGACGAGGCGCTCGTCGCCGAGTTCCAGCGCGCCGCGGACGAGGCGGTGGAGTTCGGCCTGCTGCGCGGGCGCGTGGATGTCCGCCCCGGGCTGGACCTCCGCTTCGCGCGGGCGGTGTGACGGAGGTGGTGCCCCAAGGGGCGCCGCCCCTTGGATCCCCGCCAGGAGGCTGGTGGGACCTATAGGTCCCCAACCCTGGACCCGCTTCGGGCTGCCGCGGGGCTGACCCAAAGCGCGGCGCCAGCGATGGAACTTGATCCTGCCCTTGCAGTCGCCTCGGCTGCATGAGCCGAGGCGCACCGTCAGCGGAGCGCGTCCAACCCGGGGAAAAAGATGATGGTGAGGGGTCCGGGGAGAGGAAGAATTCTTTCTTCCTCTCCCTGGCCACAGACCGCCAGCGATCAGGCTGGCACAGGCGCCGGCAGCAGGTCCGCGTGCCAGCGCTGCGCCACGTCGGGGTGGGAGCGCAGGCGGCCCTTCAGGTAGTTCTGCCCCACCGAGCGGAAGAGCGGGTTCTCCGGGTCGCTCGCCGGCCCCTTCGCCTCGGCGGCCAGATGCGGGGGCAGGTTCAGCAGCGGCACGTCCGCGTCCAGGCGGGCACCGAGAAAGAAGGCGACGGAGACGCGGTCCTCGCCGGGCGGCGGGCTGACCACGCGGTGGATGGTGGCACGCAGATAGCCGTTGGAGGCCAGCTCCAGCAGCTCCCCGATATTCACCACGAAGGTGCCGGGCACGGGCACGGCGTCCACCCAGTTCCCGTCCTCCTTCTGCACCTGCAGCCCGCGGCGGCTGTCCTGCAGCACGAAGGTGAGAAGGCCGCTGTCCTTGTGCGCGCCCACGCCCTGGTCGTCGCGCGGGCCTTCCTTTCCGGGGTAGCGGATGATTTTCATGGTCTGGTTCGGCGCGCCCTGCACGATGCCGTCGAAGGCGTCGGCGGGCTGCTCCAGCGCCTCGGCGAAGGCGCGCAGCAGGCGGGTGGCCACGGCGGTCAGCGCGGCCTGCCAGTTCAGCAGGGCGGGGCGCAGGTCGGGCAGGGTCCTCGGCCACTGGTTCGGGCCCTGGAGACGCGCCCAGGGCGGGGAGCCCGGCGTGCGGGGCAGGGCCTCGCGCTCGGCGTGGATGTCGAACTGCTCGCGCCAGTCCGGCTTGCCGCGCGTCAGTTCCTGGCCGGCGCGGTTGTAGCCGCGGAAGTGCGGGGAATGGACCATCTGCACGGAGAACTTGTCGGCCTCCGGCAGCTCGAAGAAGCGGCGGGCGGTCTTCAGCACCGCCGTACCTTCCGCATCGGGGATGCCGTGGCCGGCGAGGTAGAAGAAGCCGACGTCGCGGGCGGTGGCGCGCAGGTGCTGCAGGAAGGCGGCGCGGTCCTCCGCCGGGCCATCCAGCCGGCGGAGGTCGATCAGGGGAAGGGCGAGTTCGGTCATTCTTGGTTCCTCGGGCCTCTGTCCTCAGGCGGCCGCTTGCAGCCGGATGGCGTCCAGCGCCTGCGAGAGATCGGCCAGGATGTCGTCGATGTGCTCGATGCCGATGGAGAGGCGGACGTAGCCGGGCGTGACGCCGCTCGCCGCTTGCTCCTCGGCCGAGAGCTGGCTGTGGGTGGTGGTGGCGGGGTGGATGGCCAGGCTGCGCGCGTCGCCGATATTGGCGACGTGGTAGAGAAGCTTCAGCGCATCGATGAAGCGCGCGCCGTCGGCCTTGCCTCCCGCCAGCTCGAAACCCACCAGCGCGCCGGGGCCGCCCGTGAGGACCCGGTCCGCCCGCGCCCGCGCCTCGCCGGTCTGGAGCGAGGGGTGGATGACGCGCGTGACCTGGGGGTGGCGCGCGAGCCAGGCGGCGACGGCGGTGGCGTTGCTCACCTGCCGCTCGATCCGCAGCGGCAGGGTTTCCAGCCCCTGGATGAGCTGGAAGGCGTTGAAGGGCGAGATGGGGGCGCCGAGGTCGCGCTGCACCGTGCTGCGGACAAGGGCGGCGTAGGCGCCGATCCCGTGGCGCTCCGCCACCTCCGTCCAGACTGCGCCGTGGTAGCTGGGGTCGGGCGTGTTGAGGGCGGGTTGGCGATCCTTCCAGGCCGCCCAGTCGAAGTTGCCGCCATCCACGATAATGCCGCCGATGGAGGTGCCGTGGCCGCCGATATACTTCGTGGCGGAGTGCACGACGACCGCGGCGCCGAGCGCCAGCGGGCGGGCGAGGATGGGGGCCGCAGTATTGTCCACGATCAGCGGGATGCCCTGCGCGCGGCCGATGGCCGCCACCTCCGCGATGGGGAAGGCGACCAGCTTCGGGTTAGGCAGGGTTTCGGCGTAGTAGGCGCGCGTGCGCTCATCCGTGGCGCGGCGGAAGTTTTCGGGATCCGCCGGGTCGGCGAAACGCACTGCCACGCCGCGCTGTGCCAGGGTGTTGGCAAAGAGGTTCCAGGTGCCTCCGTAGAGGTCGGTGGAGGAGACGATGTTGTCCCCCGCCCGCACCAGCGCCAGCACGGAGAAGGCCGAGGCCGCCTGGCCGGAGGCAAGGGCCAGGGCACCCACCCCGCCCTCCAGCGCCGCCACGCGCTTCTCCAGCACGTCCGTCGTCGGATTGCCGGTGCGGGTATAGGTAAAGCCCAGCCTCTCCAGGCTGAAGAGGGACTGCGCGTGGTCGGAGCTGGGGAACTGGTAGGAGGTGGTCTGGTAGATCGGCACGGCCACGGCGCCGGTGGCCGGATCGGCGCGCCAGCCGGCGTGAAGGACGAGGGTTTCGGGCTTCTGGCTCATGGCGGTCTCCTCTACTGCGCCAGGCTCGCGGAGGCCGCGAGGGTCTGCTCGTCCGCCCGCGCGGCGTAGCCCACGCCGTTGCGCGAGGCCCAGGCGTTGCGGAGCAGGAAGAGCGGAAGGATTCCGAGATCGTCGGCCGCGAGCTTCGTCGCCTGCCGCAGCAGCGCCTCGCGCGCGCCGTCGTCGATGGTGGCGGTGGCGCGCGCGGTCAGCGCGTCCAGCCCGGGGTTGCTGTAGCGGTTGAAGTTCGGGCCGCCCCAGCCCTTGCTGCGGTCGTAGGTGCCGAGGACGTTGCGGAGGATGTAGGAGGCCTCCCCGGTGGAGCTGCCCCAGCCGCCCAGGCGGAAGCCGAACTCCTGGCGCGACCCGCGGGTGAGATAGCTCGCCCAGGGCAGGGGCTGCACCTCCGTCCGCACGCCGGCACGGGTCCAGAACTGTGCCACGGCCTGGGAGACGGCGGCGTCGCCGGGGTAGCGGTCGTTCGGCGTGGTCAGGACGACGCGGAAGCCCTGCGGGAAGCCCGCCTCCGCCAGCAGGCGCCGCGCTTCCGCCAGGTCCTGCACGGGCACGGGGACTTCCGGCGCGTAGGAGAAGCTGCCCTCCGGAAGCCACTGGCCGGTGGGGATGGCCGTGCCGGCCATCACGCGCTCCGCCAGGGCCTTGCGGTCGATCGCCA
This genomic window from Pararoseomonas sp. SCSIO 73927 contains:
- a CDS encoding PLP-dependent transferase; the encoded protein is MSQKPETLVLHAGWRADPATGAVAVPIYQTTSYQFPSSDHAQSLFSLERLGFTYTRTGNPTTDVLEKRVAALEGGVGALALASGQAASAFSVLALVRAGDNIVSSTDLYGGTWNLFANTLAQRGVAVRFADPADPENFRRATDERTRAYYAETLPNPKLVAFPIAEVAAIGRAQGIPLIVDNTAAPILARPLALGAAVVVHSATKYIGGHGTSIGGIIVDGGNFDWAAWKDRQPALNTPDPSYHGAVWTEVAERHGIGAYAALVRSTVQRDLGAPISPFNAFQLIQGLETLPLRIERQVSNATAVAAWLARHPQVTRVIHPSLQTGEARARADRVLTGGPGALVGFELAGGKADGARFIDALKLLYHVANIGDARSLAIHPATTTHSQLSAEEQAASGVTPGYVRLSIGIEHIDDILADLSQALDAIRLQAAA
- a CDS encoding ABC transporter substrate-binding protein is translated as MTSRRTLLAAGAALLGAPGILRAQPAGVLRIGNQKGGLRSLLEASGALRDLPYRIEWSEFPAAAPLLEALNAGALDLGYQGDLAFLTVQASGAPVKAIGVARPSPAGQGILVRGDGSIRSAADLRGKRIAGNRGGWGQFLIRAALKREGIAPADATINLLPPTDAALAFRSGAVDAWAIWEPYISLEVLDFGARTVVDGRGLTPSIMFVAAHERAIREKEAILADLLRRFRDGWRWADGHIPEYARYNAELTRLPVPVLERAYGIERTVPGVLDEALVAEFQRAADEAVEFGLLRGRVDVRPGLDLRFARAV
- a CDS encoding isopenicillin N synthase family oxygenase: MTELALPLIDLRRLDGPAEDRAAFLQHLRATARDVGFFYLAGHGIPDAEGTAVLKTARRFFELPEADKFSVQMVHSPHFRGYNRAGQELTRGKPDWREQFDIHAEREALPRTPGSPPWARLQGPNQWPRTLPDLRPALLNWQAALTAVATRLLRAFAEALEQPADAFDGIVQGAPNQTMKIIRYPGKEGPRDDQGVGAHKDSGLLTFVLQDSRRGLQVQKEDGNWVDAVPVPGTFVVNIGELLELASNGYLRATIHRVVSPPPGEDRVSVAFFLGARLDADVPLLNLPPHLAAEAKGPASDPENPLFRSVGQNYLKGRLRSHPDVAQRWHADLLPAPVPA